The window CTACCAAATCACCATCAAGGTGAGCGACAATATCTCCAAGCAGACGGTCGCGCCGACCGCCAGATTCGTCGTGGAGTAGTTCTTGATGGATCGGGGACCCGCCGGGATGCTGCGGCGGGGAGGAGGAATGCCAGGGATGGTCCGCAAGCTCGGATTCGTCGCACTGCTATGGGCGATGACCCTGCCGGCCTGCGCCGCCGACAAGCCGGGCGTCATCACCGGCCTGGTGCGCGATTCCTCCGGCATTCCCCAGATGGGCGCGGTCGTGGACGTCCTGGCGCGTTCCGCCGCTCTGCGCGTGTTCACCGACGCCAAGGGGCGCTTCACCGTCTCCGACCTCGCTCCCGGCACCTATCAGGTGCGCGCTTCCGCCCCGGCCTTCCTGCCGGCGTTGCGCGAGAATGTGAGCCTGGGCCCCGGCGCCCACCTGATCATCAACCTCACCCTGAACACGCTCTTCGAAGCGGCGCAGTTCCTGCCCTCGCGGCCCCGCGTCTCCGACGACAACGATGACTGGAAATGGATCCTGCGCTCCGCCGCCAACCGGCCCATTCTGCGGGTGCTCGAGGACGGTACGCCCGTTGTGGTCAGCGAGCCGGACCCGGCCGGCGACCGCCGCCTGAAAGGCGAGATCGTCTTCCTGGCCGGCTCCGAAGGGGAGGGATTCGGAGCGACGCCCCCCATGGGCGCCGCCTTCCGCCTGGAGCAGTCGATCTTCTCTTCCGGCACCTTGTCCGTCGGCGGCAACCTGGGGTACGGCAATGGCCCGGCGGGTGTGGTGCGCGCCGCCTACAGTCACCGCTTCGATAGCGGTGCCCACCCCGAGTTCGCCCTGACTCTCCGTCGCTTCGGCTCGCCCGGCAACGTTGTGCCTGGAGGCGCGCTCGAGGCTTTGGCCTTCAGCGCCACCGATTCCACCACCATCGCCGACATCATCGAGCTCGACTACGGGGGCGAAATTCAAGCCGTCCAGTTCGGCGAGCGGATCTCCGCCTTCCGGCCCTTCGGCTCTGTCACCGTCCGGGTGCGTCCCGGGACCATGCTGCAGTACCGCTACGCGACTTCGGAGCCGGACATGCGCGCCGCCAAGGGCTTCGACACCGCCCCCGCTGACCTGAGCGAGTCCGGTCCGCGCATGTCGCTGGTGGACTCCCGTCCAGTGCTGGAGCGCGCTCGCCACCACGAACTCTCCGTTTCGCAGCGTTTGGGACACAACAATGTCCAGGTGGCGGTTTACGCCGACCAGGTGCGCAACGCCGCTCTGGTCGGGGTCGGCGATGTCAGTCCCGACTCCACCGACCTTCTGCCCGACCTTTATTCCGGAACGTTCAGCT is drawn from Terriglobales bacterium and contains these coding sequences:
- a CDS encoding carboxypeptidase-like regulatory domain-containing protein, yielding MVRKLGFVALLWAMTLPACAADKPGVITGLVRDSSGIPQMGAVVDVLARSAALRVFTDAKGRFTVSDLAPGTYQVRASAPAFLPALRENVSLGPGAHLIINLTLNTLFEAAQFLPSRPRVSDDNDDWKWILRSAANRPILRVLEDGTPVVVSEPDPAGDRRLKGEIVFLAGSEGEGFGATPPMGAAFRLEQSIFSSGTLSVGGNLGYGNGPAGVVRAAYSHRFDSGAHPEFALTLRRFGSPGNVVPGGALEALAFSATDSTTIADIIELDYGGEIQAVQFGERISAFRPFGSVTVRVRPGTMLQYRYATSEPDMRAAKGFDTAPADLSESGPRMSLVDSRPVLERARHHELSVSQRLGHNNVQVAVYADQVRNAALVGVGDVSPDSTDLLPDLYSGTFSYHGGTLSTTGVRVVYSRRLAQDLTATADYAFGGVLDLERPVTDWAEVRDAIRNVRRHAVTAKLAGRVPGWKTRWIASYKWTSGDTLTPVDLFNASPGQADPYLNVFLRQPLPAVPFLPGRMEALVDLRNLLAQGYVPVVSQDGQTLYLVQSARSVRGGLAFTF